In the Balearica regulorum gibbericeps isolate bBalReg1 chromosome 33, bBalReg1.pri, whole genome shotgun sequence genome, one interval contains:
- the LOC104633857 gene encoding uncharacterized protein LOC104633857 isoform X1 — protein MAGATPPAGPAGSRAGGPGTADQPYACRECGKAFRWSSRLAHHQRSHTGERPYKCPECPKAFKGSSALLYHQRGHTGERPYACPQCGKAFKRSSLLQTHQRVHTGLRAFECAQCGLTFKWASHYQYHLRQHTGERPYRCPVCPKAFKNSSSLRRHRHTHTGERPHACPVCGKAFAQATNLRQHQRVHTGERPYACPQCGKTFTHSSNLLLHRRTHAGTRPHECPTCAKAFVSDACLQKHLQSHASHAAVPPLLPAPTAAPETLWRCSACPLSFTSEEELLGHQGSHSVTVVTPPAAPHRCPTCGKTFKNSSGLARHRHGHAAERPFKCAVCPKTFTQLAGLLGHQRSHPAAVPPRVPPEAPHPPAAPQPAPERPYQCTECGKAFKGSSGLRYHMRDHTGERPYACRECGKAFKRSSLLQIHQRVHTGLRAFECAQCGLTFKWASHYQYHLRQHTGERPYRCPDCPKAFKNTSCLRRHRQLHTGERPHACPVCGKAFAQTSNLRQHQRVHTGERPYACPQCGKTFTHSSNLQLHRRTHSAARPYRCPLCPKAFVMASYLQRHLRTHAPGPRGTPRCPPPPPPEPQTFLLVQTPQGLQLIPSPPAPPRKLLLLPSPPAEPPAFTLLPAEGPSPRAGKGPRASGPAAAGQSILLVPSTGQALPGVQLQAGAPAGASVIVLRGGISGVLPPRGPQPPEVAGVQLQAAEVANVQLQALPQPLEVTNIQLQAAEVTNVQLQATEVTSVQLQALPQPLDVTNVQLQAAEVTNVQLQALPQPSKVTNIQLQASEVANVQLQALPQPLDVTNIQLQAAEVTNVQLQALPQPLDVTNIQLQASEVANVQLQALPQPSKVANIQLHALPQPSDVTNIQLQALPQPLDVTNIQLRALPQPSEVTSIQLQATEVTNVQLQALPQSSKMTNIQLQALPQPSDVTSIQLQATEVTNVQLQALPQPSEITNIQLQALPQPSEVPSIHLQATEVPSIHLQATEVPNVPLQTTEVTNGHLQTAKVPDIHLQATEVSNVHLQTTEAPSVHLKATEVPDIHLQATEVPSIQLQATEVPDVQLQAMEVPNIQLQTTEVPSVHLETTEVPDVHLETTEVPNIHLQATEVPNIHLQTTKVTNVILQATEVTNVHHQTMEVPSVQLQAAEVPSVHLQDTEVTTVHLQATEVPSIHPQTTEVTKVHLQATKVPSVHLQTTEVPSVCHQTTEVPSVHLQVTEVPSIHLQTTEMTSVHLQDTEVSGVHHQMMEVPNIHLKITEVPNIQLKTMELTNIHLQATEVPTTCHQTSEVPSVHLQVTEVPSVQLKPTEVPNMHLKTTEVPNAQLETTEDMPSTQLKTMEVPDIQLKTVEEVPNIHLKPAEVPDVQLKTVEVPNIQLKSVEVPNIQLKTMGVPNTQLKTTEVPNVQLKPTEVTDVHLQAAEVSNVQLQPPEVLVAGESLSPSPQLAVVGAAGGLPPVLLLRGVGGGPARLCLQTLAQLPHPSPPRILLVRGEPLPGGSGGGQPTTPTRGASGGGNGGGGTGTGPPAPELPNVPLVHTF, from the coding sequence ATGGCGGGAGCGACGCCACCAGCGGGGCCAGCCGGGTCCCGTGCGGGGGGTCCAGGCACGGCTGACCAGCCCTACGCCTGCCGGGAGTGCGGGAAGGCCTTCAGGTGGTCATCCCGCCTGGCCCACCACCAACGCAGCCACACGGGCGAGCGGCCCTACAAATGCCCCGAGTGCCCCAAGGCCTTCAAGGGCTCCTCCGCCCTCCTCTACCACCAGCGGGGCCACACGGGCGAGCGGCCCTACGCCTGCCCCCAGTGCGGCAAGGCCTTCAAGCgttcctccctgctgcagacCCACCAGCGGGTTCACACGGGGCTGCGGGCCTTCGAGTGCGCCCAGTGCGGCCTCACCTTCAAGTGGGCATCCCACTACCAGTACCACCTCCGGCAGCACACCGGTGAGCGGCCCTACCGCTGCCCCGTTTGCCCTAAGGCTTTCAAGAACTCTTCCAGCCTCCGCCGTCACCGACACACCCACACCGGCGAGCGGCCCCACGCCTGCCCCGTCTGCGGCAAAGCCTTCGCACAGGCCACCAACCTCCGGCAGCACCAGCGGGTCCACACCGGCGAGCGGCCCTACGCCTGCCCCCAGTGCGGCAAGACTTTCACCCACTCCTCAAACCTCCTCCTCCACCGCCGCACCCACGCCGGCACCCGGCCGCACGAGTGCCCAACCTGCGCCAAGGCCTTCGTCTCCGACGCCTGCCTGCAGAAACACCTGCAGAGCCACGCCAGCCATGCTGCCGTGCCGCCACTCCTGCCGGCGCCCACCGCGGCACCAGAGACGCTCTGGAGGTGCTCCGCTTGCCCGCTGAGCTTCACCAgtgaggaggagctgctgggccaCCAAGGCAGCCACTCGGTGACAGTGGTGacccccccggcagccccccaccGCTGCCCCACCTGCGGCAAGACCTTCAAGAACAGCTCAGGGCTGGCCCGGCATCGGCACGGCCACGCTGCTGAACGGCCCTTCAAGTGCGCTGTCTGCCCCAAGACCTTCACCCAGTTGGCCGGGCTGTTGGGCCACCAGCGCAGCCACCCCGCCGCCGTCCCACCGCGTGTCCCCCCCGAGGCTCCTCACCCCCCGGCAGCTCCCCAGCCCGCCCCAGAGCGCCCTTACCAGTGCACTGAGTGCGGCAAAGCCTTCAAGGGCTCCTCGGGGCTGCGTTACCACATGCGGGACCACACGGGCGAGCGGCCCTATGCCTGCCGTGAGTGCGGCAAGGCCTTCAAGcgttcctccctcctccagatCCACCAGCGGGTTCACACGGGGCTGCGGGCCTTCGAGTGCGCCCAGTGCGGCCTCACCTTCAAGTGGGCATCCCACTACCAGTACCACCTCCGGCAGCACACCGGTGAGCGGCCCTACCGCTGCCCCGACTGTCCCAAAGCCTTCAAGAACACCTCCTGCCTCCGCCGCCATCGCCAGCTCCACACCGGCGAGCGGCCCCACGCCTGCCCCGTCTGCGGCAAAGCCTTCGCCCAAACCTCCAACCTCCGGCAACACCAGCGGGTCCACACCGGCGAGCGGCCCTACGCCTGCCCCCAGTGCGGCAAGACCTTCACCCACTCCTCCAACCTCCAGCTCCACCGCCGCACCCACTCCGCCGCCCGGCCCTACCGCTGCCCACTCTGCCCCAAGGCCTTCGTCATGGCCTCCTACCTCCAGCGTCACCTCCGCACCCATGCCCCCGGGCCCCGCGGGaccccccgctgccccccgccgccaccccccGAACCCCAGACCTTCCTGCTGGTGCAGACCCCCCAGGGCCTGCAGCTCATCCCcagccccccggcacccccacggaagctcctgctgctgcccagccccccGGCTGAGCCCCCTGCCTTCACCCTCCTGCCCGCTGAGGGTCCCTCGCCCCGAGCAGGGAAGGGTCCCCGGGCatccggccccgccgccgccgggcagAGCATCCTGTTGGTACCCAGCACGGGGCAGGCGCTGCCCGGTGtccagctccaggcaggggCCCCGGCGGGAGCCAGCGTCATTGTCCTGAGGGGTGGCATCAGCGGCGTCCTCCCCCCAAGGGGGCCGCAGCCCCCTGAGGTCGCTGGCgtccagctgcaggcagccgaGGTGGCCAACGTGCAGCTCCAAGCCCTGCCGCAACCCTTGGAGGTCACCAATATCCAGCTCCAAGCTGCTGAGGTGACAAACGTCCAGCTCCAAGCGACGGAGGTGACCAGTGTCCAGCTCCAAGCCCTGCCGCAGCCCTTGGATGTCACCAACGTCCAGCTCCAAGCTGCCGAGGTGACGAATGTCCAGCTCCAAGCCCTGCCACAACCCTCCAAGGTGACCAACATCCAGCTCCAAGCCAGTGAGGTGGCAAATGTCCAGCTCCAAGCCCTGCCACAGCCCTTGGACGTCACCAACATCCAGCTCCAAGCTGCTGAGGTGACGAATGTCCAGCTGCAGGCCTTGCCACAGCCCCTGGATGTCACCAACATCCAGCTCCAAGCCAGTGAGGTGGCAAATGTCCAGCTGCAAGCCCTGCCACAGCCCTCCAAGGTGGCCAACATCCAGCTCCATGCTCTGCCACAACCCTCAGACGTCACCAACATCCAACTCCAAGCCCTGCCACAACCCTTGGATGTCACCAACATCCAGCTCCGAGCCCTGCCGCAACCCTCTGAGGTCACCAGCATCCAGCTGCAGGCCACCGAGGTGACAAATGTCCAGCTCCAAGCCCTGCCACAGTCCTCCAAGATGACCAACATCCAGCTCCAAGCCCTGCCACAACCCTCAGACGTCACCAGCATCCAGCTGCAGGCCACGGAGGTGACAAATGTCCAGCTGCAAGCCCTGCCACAGCCCTCTGAGATCACCAACATCCAGCTGCAAGCCCTGCCGCAGCCCTCAGAGGTGCCCAGCATCCATCTCCAGGCCACGGAGGTGCCGAGCATCCACCTCCAGGCCACGGAAGTACCCAATGTCCCGCTGCAGACTACAGAGGTCACAAATGGGCATCTCCAAACCGCCAAGGTACCTGACATCCATCTCCAAGCCACAGAAGTGTCCAACGTCCATCTCCAAACCACAGAGGCCCCCAGCGTCCATCTCAAGGCCACAGAGGTGCCCGACATCCATCTCCAGGCCACAGAGGTGCCCAGCATCCAGCTCCAGGCCACAGAGGTGCCCGATGTCCAGCTCCAGGCCATGGAGGTGCCCAACATCCAGCTGCAGACCACAGAGGTGCCCAGTGTCCATCTCGAAACCACTGAGGTACCTGATGTGCATCTCGAAACCACTGAGGTGCCCAACATCCATCTCCAAGCCACAGAGGTGCCCAACATCCATCTCCAGACCACAAAGGTGACCAATGTTATACTGCAGGCCACCGAGGTGACCAATGTCCATCACCAAACCATGGAGGTGCCCAGTGTCCAACTCCAGGCCGCAGAGGTGCCCAGTGTCCATCTCCAGGACACAGAGGTGACCACTGTCCACCTGCAAGCCACTGAGGTGCCCAGCATCCATCCTCAAACCACAGAGGTGACAAAGGTCCATCTCCAGGCCACAAAGGTGCCCAGTGTCCATCTCCAGACCACTGAGGTGCCCAGTGTGTGTCACCAAACCACTGAGGTGCCCAGTGTCCATCTCCAAGTCACAGAGGTGCCCAGCATCCATCTCCAGACCACAGAGATGACCAGTGTCCATCTCCAAGACACCGAGGTGTCTGGTGTCCATCACCAAATGATGGAGGTGCCCAACATCCATCTCAAGATCACGGAGGTGCCCAACATCCAGCTGAAGACAATGGAGTTGACAAATATCCATCTCCAGGCCACTGAGGTGCCCACCACCTGTCACCAAACCAGTGAGGTGCCCAGTGTCCATCTCCAAGTCACGGAGGTGCCCAGCGTCCAACTCAAGCCCACAGAGGTACCTAACATGCATCTCAAGACAACGGAGGTGCCTAATGCCCAACTCGAGACCACAGAGGACATGCCCAGCACCCAACTCAAGACCATGGAGGTGCCCGACATCCAACTCAAGACTGTGGAGGAGGTGCCCAACATCCACCTCAAGCCCGCAGAGGTGCCTGATGTCCAACTCAAGACCGTGGAGGTACCCAACATCCAGCTCAAGTCTGTGGAGGTACCCAACATCCAACTCAAGACGATGGGGGTACCCAATACCCAACTCAAGACCACAGAGGTGCCCAACGTCCAACTCAAGCCTACGGAGGTGACAGATGTCCACCTCCAGGCCGCAGAGGTGTCCAACGTTCAGCTGCAGCCCCCTGAGGTGCTTGTGGCGGGTGAAAGCCTGTCGCCGTCCCCGCAGCTGGCGGTGGtgggggcggccggggggctaccccccgtgctgctgctgcggggggtcgggggggggccTGCCCGCCTCTGTCTGCAGACGCTGGCCCAGCTGccccaccccagccctccccGTATCCTCCTCGTCCGGGGTGAGCCGTTACCAGGGGGCAGCGGTGGGGGGCAGCCCACCACCCCGACTCGAGGGGCGTCTGGGGGTGGCAACGGTGGGGGGGGTACGGGAACAGGACCTCCTGCCCCGGAGCTGCCCAATGTCCCGCTGGTTCACACCttctga
- the LOC104633857 gene encoding uncharacterized protein LOC104633857 isoform X2 has product MAGATPPAGPAGSRAGGPGTADQPYACRECGKAFRWSSRLAHHQRSHTGERPYKCPECPKAFKGSSALLYHQRGHTGERPYACPQCGKAFKRSSLLQTHQRVHTGLRAFECAQCGLTFKWASHYQYHLRQHTGERPYRCPVCPKAFKNSSSLRRHRHTHTGERPHACPVCGKAFAQATNLRQHQRVHTGERPYACPQCGKTFTHSSNLLLHRRTHAGTRPHECPTCAKAFVSDACLQKHLQSHASHAAVPPLLPAPTAAPETLWRCSACPLSFTSEEELLGHQGSHSVTVVTPPAAPHRCPTCGKTFKNSSGLARHRHGHAAERPFKCAVCPKTFTQLAGLLGHQRSHPAAVPPRVPPEAPHPPAAPQPAPERPYQCTECGKAFKGSSGLRYHMRDHTGERPYACRECGKAFKRSSLLQIHQRVHTGLRAFECAQCGLTFKWASHYQYHLRQHTGERPYRCPDCPKAFKNTSCLRRHRQLHTGERPHACPVCGKAFAQTSNLRQHQRVHTGERPYACPQCGKTFTHSSNLQLHRRTHSAARPYRCPLCPKAFVMASYLQRHLRTHAPGPRGTPRCPPPPPPEPQTFLLVQTPQGLQLIPSPPAPPRKLLLLPSPPAEPPAFTLLPAEGPSPRAGKGPRASGPAAAGQSILLVPSTGQALPGVQLQAGAPAGASVIVLRGGISGVLPPRGPQPPEVAGVQLQAAEVANVQLQALPQPLEVTNIQLQAAEVTNVQLQATEVTSVQLQALPQPLDVTNVQLQAAEVTNVQLQALPQPSKVTNIQLQASEVANVQLQALPQPLDVTNIQLQAAEVTNVQLQALPQPLDVTNIQLQASEVANVQLQALPQPSKVANIQLHALPQPSDVTNIQLQALPQPLDVTNIQLRALPQPSEVTSIQLQATEVTNVQLQALPQSSKMTNIQLQALPQPSDVTSIQLQATEVTNVQLQALPQPSEITNIQLQALPQPSEVPSIHLQATEVPSIHLQATEVPNVPLQTTEVTNGHLQTAKVPDIHLQATEVSNVHLQTTEAPSVHLKATEVPDIHLQATEVPSIQLQATEVPDVQLQAMEVPNIQLQTTEVPSVHLETTEVPDVHLETTEVPNIHLQATEVPNIHLQTTKVTNVILQATEVTNVHHQTMEVPSVQLQAAEVPSVHLQDTEVTTVHLQATEVPSIHPQTTEVTKVHLQATKVPSVHLQTTEVPSVCHQTTEVPSVHLQVTEVPSIHLQTTEMTSVHLQDTEVSGVHHQMMEVPNIHLKITEVPNIQLKTMELTNIHLQATEVPTTCHQTSEVPSVHLQVTEVPSVQLKPTEVPNMHLKTTEVPNAQLETTEDMPSTQLKTMEVPDIQLKTVEEVPNIHLKPAEVPDVQLKTVEVPNIQLKTMGVPNTQLKTTEVPNVQLKPTEVTDVHLQAAEVSNVQLQPPEVLVAGESLSPSPQLAVVGAAGGLPPVLLLRGVGGGPARLCLQTLAQLPHPSPPRILLVRGEPLPGGSGGGQPTTPTRGASGGGNGGGGTGTGPPAPELPNVPLVHTF; this is encoded by the exons ATGGCGGGAGCGACGCCACCAGCGGGGCCAGCCGGGTCCCGTGCGGGGGGTCCAGGCACGGCTGACCAGCCCTACGCCTGCCGGGAGTGCGGGAAGGCCTTCAGGTGGTCATCCCGCCTGGCCCACCACCAACGCAGCCACACGGGCGAGCGGCCCTACAAATGCCCCGAGTGCCCCAAGGCCTTCAAGGGCTCCTCCGCCCTCCTCTACCACCAGCGGGGCCACACGGGCGAGCGGCCCTACGCCTGCCCCCAGTGCGGCAAGGCCTTCAAGCgttcctccctgctgcagacCCACCAGCGGGTTCACACGGGGCTGCGGGCCTTCGAGTGCGCCCAGTGCGGCCTCACCTTCAAGTGGGCATCCCACTACCAGTACCACCTCCGGCAGCACACCGGTGAGCGGCCCTACCGCTGCCCCGTTTGCCCTAAGGCTTTCAAGAACTCTTCCAGCCTCCGCCGTCACCGACACACCCACACCGGCGAGCGGCCCCACGCCTGCCCCGTCTGCGGCAAAGCCTTCGCACAGGCCACCAACCTCCGGCAGCACCAGCGGGTCCACACCGGCGAGCGGCCCTACGCCTGCCCCCAGTGCGGCAAGACTTTCACCCACTCCTCAAACCTCCTCCTCCACCGCCGCACCCACGCCGGCACCCGGCCGCACGAGTGCCCAACCTGCGCCAAGGCCTTCGTCTCCGACGCCTGCCTGCAGAAACACCTGCAGAGCCACGCCAGCCATGCTGCCGTGCCGCCACTCCTGCCGGCGCCCACCGCGGCACCAGAGACGCTCTGGAGGTGCTCCGCTTGCCCGCTGAGCTTCACCAgtgaggaggagctgctgggccaCCAAGGCAGCCACTCGGTGACAGTGGTGacccccccggcagccccccaccGCTGCCCCACCTGCGGCAAGACCTTCAAGAACAGCTCAGGGCTGGCCCGGCATCGGCACGGCCACGCTGCTGAACGGCCCTTCAAGTGCGCTGTCTGCCCCAAGACCTTCACCCAGTTGGCCGGGCTGTTGGGCCACCAGCGCAGCCACCCCGCCGCCGTCCCACCGCGTGTCCCCCCCGAGGCTCCTCACCCCCCGGCAGCTCCCCAGCCCGCCCCAGAGCGCCCTTACCAGTGCACTGAGTGCGGCAAAGCCTTCAAGGGCTCCTCGGGGCTGCGTTACCACATGCGGGACCACACGGGCGAGCGGCCCTATGCCTGCCGTGAGTGCGGCAAGGCCTTCAAGcgttcctccctcctccagatCCACCAGCGGGTTCACACGGGGCTGCGGGCCTTCGAGTGCGCCCAGTGCGGCCTCACCTTCAAGTGGGCATCCCACTACCAGTACCACCTCCGGCAGCACACCGGTGAGCGGCCCTACCGCTGCCCCGACTGTCCCAAAGCCTTCAAGAACACCTCCTGCCTCCGCCGCCATCGCCAGCTCCACACCGGCGAGCGGCCCCACGCCTGCCCCGTCTGCGGCAAAGCCTTCGCCCAAACCTCCAACCTCCGGCAACACCAGCGGGTCCACACCGGCGAGCGGCCCTACGCCTGCCCCCAGTGCGGCAAGACCTTCACCCACTCCTCCAACCTCCAGCTCCACCGCCGCACCCACTCCGCCGCCCGGCCCTACCGCTGCCCACTCTGCCCCAAGGCCTTCGTCATGGCCTCCTACCTCCAGCGTCACCTCCGCACCCATGCCCCCGGGCCCCGCGGGaccccccgctgccccccgccgccaccccccGAACCCCAGACCTTCCTGCTGGTGCAGACCCCCCAGGGCCTGCAGCTCATCCCcagccccccggcacccccacggaagctcctgctgctgcccagccccccGGCTGAGCCCCCTGCCTTCACCCTCCTGCCCGCTGAGGGTCCCTCGCCCCGAGCAGGGAAGGGTCCCCGGGCatccggccccgccgccgccgggcagAGCATCCTGTTGGTACCCAGCACGGGGCAGGCGCTGCCCGGTGtccagctccaggcaggggCCCCGGCGGGAGCCAGCGTCATTGTCCTGAGGGGTGGCATCAGCGGCGTCCTCCCCCCAAGGGGGCCGCAGCCCCCTGAGGTCGCTGGCgtccagctgcaggcagccgaGGTGGCCAACGTGCAGCTCCAAGCCCTGCCGCAACCCTTGGAGGTCACCAATATCCAGCTCCAAGCTGCTGAGGTGACAAACGTCCAGCTCCAAGCGACGGAGGTGACCAGTGTCCAGCTCCAAGCCCTGCCGCAGCCCTTGGATGTCACCAACGTCCAGCTCCAAGCTGCCGAGGTGACGAATGTCCAGCTCCAAGCCCTGCCACAACCCTCCAAGGTGACCAACATCCAGCTCCAAGCCAGTGAGGTGGCAAATGTCCAGCTCCAAGCCCTGCCACAGCCCTTGGACGTCACCAACATCCAGCTCCAAGCTGCTGAGGTGACGAATGTCCAGCTGCAGGCCTTGCCACAGCCCCTGGATGTCACCAACATCCAGCTCCAAGCCAGTGAGGTGGCAAATGTCCAGCTGCAAGCCCTGCCACAGCCCTCCAAGGTGGCCAACATCCAGCTCCATGCTCTGCCACAACCCTCAGACGTCACCAACATCCAACTCCAAGCCCTGCCACAACCCTTGGATGTCACCAACATCCAGCTCCGAGCCCTGCCGCAACCCTCTGAGGTCACCAGCATCCAGCTGCAGGCCACCGAGGTGACAAATGTCCAGCTCCAAGCCCTGCCACAGTCCTCCAAGATGACCAACATCCAGCTCCAAGCCCTGCCACAACCCTCAGACGTCACCAGCATCCAGCTGCAGGCCACGGAGGTGACAAATGTCCAGCTGCAAGCCCTGCCACAGCCCTCTGAGATCACCAACATCCAGCTGCAAGCCCTGCCGCAGCCCTCAGAGGTGCCCAGCATCCATCTCCAGGCCACGGAGGTGCCGAGCATCCACCTCCAGGCCACGGAAGTACCCAATGTCCCGCTGCAGACTACAGAGGTCACAAATGGGCATCTCCAAACCGCCAAGGTACCTGACATCCATCTCCAAGCCACAGAAGTGTCCAACGTCCATCTCCAAACCACAGAGGCCCCCAGCGTCCATCTCAAGGCCACAGAGGTGCCCGACATCCATCTCCAGGCCACAGAGGTGCCCAGCATCCAGCTCCAGGCCACAGAGGTGCCCGATGTCCAGCTCCAGGCCATGGAGGTGCCCAACATCCAGCTGCAGACCACAGAGGTGCCCAGTGTCCATCTCGAAACCACTGAGGTACCTGATGTGCATCTCGAAACCACTGAGGTGCCCAACATCCATCTCCAAGCCACAGAGGTGCCCAACATCCATCTCCAGACCACAAAGGTGACCAATGTTATACTGCAGGCCACCGAGGTGACCAATGTCCATCACCAAACCATGGAGGTGCCCAGTGTCCAACTCCAGGCCGCAGAGGTGCCCAGTGTCCATCTCCAGGACACAGAGGTGACCACTGTCCACCTGCAAGCCACTGAGGTGCCCAGCATCCATCCTCAAACCACAGAGGTGACAAAGGTCCATCTCCAGGCCACAAAGGTGCCCAGTGTCCATCTCCAGACCACTGAGGTGCCCAGTGTGTGTCACCAAACCACTGAGGTGCCCAGTGTCCATCTCCAAGTCACAGAGGTGCCCAGCATCCATCTCCAGACCACAGAGATGACCAGTGTCCATCTCCAAGACACCGAGGTGTCTGGTGTCCATCACCAAATGATGGAGGTGCCCAACATCCATCTCAAGATCACGGAGGTGCCCAACATCCAGCTGAAGACAATGGAGTTGACAAATATCCATCTCCAGGCCACTGAGGTGCCCACCACCTGTCACCAAACCAGTGAGGTGCCCAGTGTCCATCTCCAAGTCACGGAGGTGCCCAGCGTCCAACTCAAGCCCACAGAGGTACCTAACATGCATCTCAAGACAACGGAGGTGCCTAATGCCCAACTCGAGACCACAGAGGACATGCCCAGCACCCAACTCAAGACCATGGAGGTGCCCGACATCCAACTCAAGACTGTGGAGGAGGTGCCCAACATCCACCTCAAGCCCGCAGAGGTGCCTGATGTCCAACTCAAGACCGTGGAG GTACCCAACATCCAACTCAAGACGATGGGGGTACCCAATACCCAACTCAAGACCACAGAGGTGCCCAACGTCCAACTCAAGCCTACGGAGGTGACAGATGTCCACCTCCAGGCCGCAGAGGTGTCCAACGTTCAGCTGCAGCCCCCTGAGGTGCTTGTGGCGGGTGAAAGCCTGTCGCCGTCCCCGCAGCTGGCGGTGGtgggggcggccggggggctaccccccgtgctgctgctgcggggggtcgggggggggccTGCCCGCCTCTGTCTGCAGACGCTGGCCCAGCTGccccaccccagccctccccGTATCCTCCTCGTCCGGGGTGAGCCGTTACCAGGGGGCAGCGGTGGGGGGCAGCCCACCACCCCGACTCGAGGGGCGTCTGGGGGTGGCAACGGTGGGGGGGGTACGGGAACAGGACCTCCTGCCCCGGAGCTGCCCAATGTCCCGCTGGTTCACACCttctga